The following proteins are encoded in a genomic region of Camarhynchus parvulus chromosome 4A, STF_HiC, whole genome shotgun sequence:
- the LOC115914894 gene encoding protein FAM122A isoform X2 yields the protein MGGAGGAGAAAMAQEKMELDLELPPGSAAAPGDGGGLRRSNSAPLIHGLSDNSQVFQGSVLRTRRNSTTVMNRHSLFVPSSPIRIPSSRLHQIKQEEGMNLLNRETVREREVQVAMQMSHSWEESLSLSDNDFEKSLSPKQVDFVPVSPAPSPTRGIGKQCFSPSLQSLVSSSGLPPSPSPSPTRRFSRRSQSPINCIRPSVLGSIKRKGVTEMEDHPKRLFQGSTTMLTPEAAHQADLGACLSSHALDDNRSSAGSSCDSPAEAGTSTDSPVSLSDSRSPFLPVDLMAKLPMN from the exons ATGGGCGGAGCGGGAGGAGCCGGAGCCGCCGCGATGGCTCAGGAGAAGATGGAGCTGGACCTGGAGCTGCCGCCGGGGAgcgccgcggccccgggcgACGGCGGCGGCCTGAGGCGGTCGAACAGCGCCCCGCTCATCCACGGGCTCAG tgaTAATTCCCAGGTGTTCCAGGGCAGCGTCCTGCGCACCCGCAGGAACAGCACCACGGTCATGAATCGGCACAGCCTG TTTGTGCCATCATCTCCTATCCGTATTCCTAGCAGCCGTCTTCATCAAATCAAACAA GAGGAAGGAATGAATTTGCTGAACAGGGAAACCGTTCGTGAAAG aGAAGTGCAAGTAGCAATGCAGATGAGCCACTCATGGGAGGAGAGCTTGAGCCTG AGTGAcaatgattttgaaaaatcactATCTCCAAAGCAAGTAGACTTTGTTCCagtttctccagctccttcaccTACACGAGGAATAGGGAAG CAATGTTTCTCACCATCTTTGCAAAGTCTGGTGAGCAGCAGTGGGTTGCCTCCAAGTCCCAGCCCAAGTCCAACAAGGAGATTTTCAAG GAGAAGCCAGAGCCCCATTAACTGCATTCGACCAAGTGTTCTTGGATCAATCAAAAGAAAAG GTGTGACAGAGATGGAAGATCACCCAAAAAGATTATTCCAAGGATCCACCACCATGCTAACCCCTGAGGCTGCACATCAGGCGGACCTTGGGGCATG TCTGTCCTCACACGCCCTGGATGACAACAGGAGTAGTGCAGGCTCCTCCTGTGACTCCCCAGCTgaagctggcaccagcacagACTCTCCAGTGTCACTCTCTGACTCCAGATCCCCATTTTTGCCCGTGGATCTCATGGCCAAGTTACCAATGAACTGA
- the LOC115914894 gene encoding protein FAM122A isoform X1, with protein sequence MGGAGGAGAAAMAQEKMELDLELPPGSAAAPGDGGGLRRSNSAPLIHGLSDNSQVFQGSVLRTRRNSTTVMNRHSLFVPSSPIRIPSSRLHQIKQEEGMNLLNRETVREREVQVAMQMSHSWEESLSLSDNDFEKSLSPKQVDFVPVSPAPSPTRGIGKQCFSPSLQSLVSSSGLPPSPSPSPTRRFSSRRSQSPINCIRPSVLGSIKRKGVTEMEDHPKRLFQGSTTMLTPEAAHQADLGACLSSHALDDNRSSAGSSCDSPAEAGTSTDSPVSLSDSRSPFLPVDLMAKLPMN encoded by the exons ATGGGCGGAGCGGGAGGAGCCGGAGCCGCCGCGATGGCTCAGGAGAAGATGGAGCTGGACCTGGAGCTGCCGCCGGGGAgcgccgcggccccgggcgACGGCGGCGGCCTGAGGCGGTCGAACAGCGCCCCGCTCATCCACGGGCTCAG tgaTAATTCCCAGGTGTTCCAGGGCAGCGTCCTGCGCACCCGCAGGAACAGCACCACGGTCATGAATCGGCACAGCCTG TTTGTGCCATCATCTCCTATCCGTATTCCTAGCAGCCGTCTTCATCAAATCAAACAA GAGGAAGGAATGAATTTGCTGAACAGGGAAACCGTTCGTGAAAG aGAAGTGCAAGTAGCAATGCAGATGAGCCACTCATGGGAGGAGAGCTTGAGCCTG AGTGAcaatgattttgaaaaatcactATCTCCAAAGCAAGTAGACTTTGTTCCagtttctccagctccttcaccTACACGAGGAATAGGGAAG CAATGTTTCTCACCATCTTTGCAAAGTCTGGTGAGCAGCAGTGGGTTGCCTCCAAGTCCCAGCCCAAGTCCAACAAGGAGATTTTCAAG CAGGAGAAGCCAGAGCCCCATTAACTGCATTCGACCAAGTGTTCTTGGATCAATCAAAAGAAAAG GTGTGACAGAGATGGAAGATCACCCAAAAAGATTATTCCAAGGATCCACCACCATGCTAACCCCTGAGGCTGCACATCAGGCGGACCTTGGGGCATG TCTGTCCTCACACGCCCTGGATGACAACAGGAGTAGTGCAGGCTCCTCCTGTGACTCCCCAGCTgaagctggcaccagcacagACTCTCCAGTGTCACTCTCTGACTCCAGATCCCCATTTTTGCCCGTGGATCTCATGGCCAAGTTACCAATGAACTGA